From a region of the Corallococcus coralloides DSM 2259 genome:
- the folE gene encoding GTP cyclohydrolase I, with protein sequence MARAVRDFLTAAGLDLQDVNLVDTPTRVADVWANGFLDGYGRTPEEALGKTYPAPADSSGELVVVTDLRFHSMCPHHLLPFTGRAHVAYVPGSRVVGFGRIGALVDLFAHRLILQEDLARQVARSLARVLGSPATACILEAEQACLRLRADHQRDAVTHAEAYEGRLRRDGPLRRELWARLGARTGAGR encoded by the coding sequence ATGGCCCGGGCGGTCCGCGACTTCCTCACCGCCGCGGGGCTCGACCTCCAGGACGTGAACCTGGTGGACACGCCCACGCGCGTGGCCGACGTGTGGGCGAACGGCTTCCTCGACGGCTACGGCCGCACACCCGAGGAGGCGCTCGGGAAGACCTACCCCGCGCCCGCGGACTCCTCCGGCGAGCTGGTGGTCGTGACCGACCTGCGCTTCCACTCCATGTGCCCGCACCACCTCTTGCCCTTCACCGGCCGCGCGCACGTGGCCTACGTGCCGGGTTCTCGCGTGGTGGGCTTCGGGCGCATCGGCGCGCTGGTGGACCTCTTCGCGCACCGGCTCATCCTCCAGGAGGACCTGGCGCGGCAGGTGGCGCGTTCGCTCGCCCGCGTGCTTGGCAGTCCCGCCACCGCCTGCATCCTGGAGGCGGAGCAGGCCTGCCTGCGGCTGAGGGCCGACCACCAGCGCGACGCCGTCACCCACGCGGAGGCCTATGAAGGACGCCTGCGCCGAGACGGCCCCCTGCGCCGTGAGCTGTGGGCCCGCCTGGGGGCTCGCACGGGGGCGGGCCGATGA